In a single window of the Bradyrhizobium erythrophlei genome:
- a CDS encoding FAD-binding oxidoreductase, with translation MGITITNHLKRPEPQALASALQALAARFGNRLITSQAVRDQHAHTTTWLAPQPPDAVVMAQETSDIQDVVRICARHGVPVIAFGTGTSLEGQVNAPAGGICIDLRDMNQVLEVHAEDLDCVIQPGVTRKALNEYLRDQGVFFPIDPGADASLGGMASTRASGTNAVRYGTMRDNVLALKVVRGDGEIITTGTRAKKSSAGYDLTHLFVGAEGTLGIISELTIKLRGIPETIAAAACSFETVRGACQATIMAIQTGIPVARIELLNAEQVAACNSYSKLSLPETPLLLLEFHGSENEVAEQSKNFSEIAKECGGGDFTWTTRPEDRTKLWQARHDAYWSVKALRPGAGVVATDVCVPISRLADCVTETEADLKRLNLQSPIVGHVGDGNFHCSLLCDVDDRDEMARGEDFMHRLVERAQSMGGTCTGEHGIGQGKQKYLKAELGPEAIDAMRAVKAALDPQNIFNPGKILPAA, from the coding sequence TTGGGTATCACCATCACCAATCATTTGAAGCGTCCGGAGCCGCAGGCGCTGGCAAGCGCACTGCAAGCGCTCGCCGCGCGGTTCGGCAACCGGCTGATTACCTCGCAGGCGGTCCGCGACCAGCACGCCCATACCACGACCTGGCTGGCGCCGCAGCCGCCTGACGCGGTGGTGATGGCGCAGGAGACCTCGGACATCCAGGACGTGGTGCGGATTTGCGCCCGACATGGCGTCCCCGTGATTGCGTTCGGCACCGGCACCTCGCTGGAGGGGCAGGTCAACGCGCCCGCGGGCGGCATCTGCATCGACCTGCGCGACATGAACCAGGTGCTGGAAGTCCACGCCGAGGATCTCGACTGCGTGATCCAGCCCGGCGTCACCCGCAAGGCGCTGAACGAATACCTGCGCGACCAGGGCGTGTTCTTTCCGATCGATCCCGGCGCCGATGCCTCGCTCGGCGGCATGGCGTCGACCCGGGCCTCCGGCACCAATGCGGTGCGCTACGGCACCATGCGCGACAACGTGCTGGCGCTCAAGGTGGTGCGCGGCGACGGCGAGATCATCACGACCGGCACGCGGGCGAAGAAATCCTCGGCCGGCTACGACCTGACGCATCTGTTCGTCGGCGCCGAGGGCACGCTCGGTATTATCAGCGAACTCACCATCAAGCTGCGCGGCATTCCCGAGACCATCGCGGCCGCGGCCTGTTCGTTCGAGACCGTTCGCGGCGCCTGCCAGGCGACGATCATGGCGATCCAGACCGGCATTCCCGTCGCCCGCATCGAACTGCTCAACGCCGAGCAGGTGGCCGCCTGCAATTCCTATTCGAAACTGTCGCTGCCGGAGACCCCGCTGCTGCTCCTGGAATTTCACGGCAGCGAGAACGAGGTCGCCGAGCAGTCGAAGAATTTCAGCGAGATCGCCAAAGAATGTGGGGGCGGGGATTTCACCTGGACCACGCGGCCGGAGGATCGCACCAAGCTCTGGCAGGCGCGGCACGACGCCTATTGGTCGGTGAAAGCCTTGCGCCCCGGCGCCGGCGTGGTGGCGACCGATGTCTGCGTGCCGATTTCCCGGCTGGCCGATTGCGTGACCGAAACCGAAGCGGACCTGAAGCGCCTTAACCTGCAGTCGCCGATTGTCGGCCATGTCGGCGACGGCAACTTCCACTGCTCGCTGCTGTGCGATGTCGACGATCGTGACGAAATGGCGCGCGGCGAGGATTTCATGCATCGGCTGGTGGAGCGGGCGCAATCGATGGGCGGGACCTGCACCGGCGAACACGGCATCGGGCAGGGCAAGCAGAAATATCTCAAGGCCGAACTCGGCCCCGAGGCGATCGACGCGATGCGCGCGGTGAAGGCGGCGCTCGATCCGCAAAATATTTTCAATCCGGGAAAGATACTGCCGGCGGCGTAG
- a CDS encoding thioesterase family protein translates to MPTFAAGNDALLRPVPFLASVMQIEPQWIDYNGHLNMAYYNVMFDRAIDELWLELGIGPAYMRERKGSTFTAECHVRYLREIHLGDPVQVSILLVAADEKRLHTFEELRHAGEGWLSATSENMTIHVDMTARKTAPFPPDIRARIEAVTKAHSAVPRPEGIGRKIAMPAK, encoded by the coding sequence ATGCCGACCTTTGCCGCCGGTAATGATGCGCTGCTCCGGCCCGTGCCGTTTCTGGCGTCGGTGATGCAGATCGAGCCGCAATGGATCGACTATAACGGCCACCTCAACATGGCCTATTACAACGTGATGTTCGACCGCGCCATCGACGAATTATGGCTCGAACTCGGCATTGGTCCGGCTTACATGCGGGAACGCAAGGGATCGACCTTCACCGCTGAATGCCACGTGCGATATTTGCGCGAAATCCATCTTGGCGATCCGGTGCAGGTGTCGATCCTGCTGGTTGCGGCGGACGAAAAGCGGCTGCATACGTTCGAGGAATTACGCCACGCCGGCGAGGGCTGGCTGTCCGCCACGTCGGAAAATATGACCATCCACGTCGACATGACCGCGCGAAAGACCGCGCCGTTTCCACCGGATATTCGCGCCCGCATCGAGGCGGTCACGAAGGCGCACTCGGCAGTTCCTCGGCCCGAGGGCATCGGACGAAAAATCGCGATGCCCGCCAAGTAG
- a CDS encoding DUF1328 domain-containing protein: MLSWVVTFLVVALIAGILGFGGIAGASIEIAKTIFFIAVVLFLVSAVVGLARGRTRV; the protein is encoded by the coding sequence ATGTTGAGCTGGGTCGTTACGTTTCTGGTCGTCGCGCTGATCGCCGGCATTCTGGGCTTTGGCGGCATCGCCGGAGCCTCCATCGAAATCGCCAAGACCATCTTCTTCATCGCGGTCGTGCTGTTTTTGGTCTCAGCCGTGGTCGGTCTGGCGCGCGGACGCACCCGCGTTTGA
- a CDS encoding ATP-dependent helicase, producing the protein MTEPNRLTLSGVPDHQPAAGGIAARARASATPQYLSGLNPEQREAVETLDGPVLVLAGAGTGKTRVLTCRIAHILSTGRARPGEILSVTFTNKAAREMKLRLGQMLGQAVEGMPWLGTFHSIGGRILRSHAELVQLKSNFTVLDVDDQIRLLKQLLAADNIDDKRWPARMLAGLIDGWKNRGLTPSQVPPGEAAVFGNGRGGKLYAAYQERLKILNAADFGDLLLENIRLFREHPDVLRQYQHRFKFILVDEYQDTNVAQYLWLRLLAQAPSKPGVPLSSVIPGLAASPVIPGHAEGVNPESGDKEDSPRDSGSALAAHPGMTAQSPPKNICCVGDDDQSIYGWRGAEVDNILRFEHDFPGAKVIRLERNYRSTGHILAAASHLIAHNEGRLGKTLRTEDVDGEKVTVTGSWDSEEEARAIGEEIEELQRGGHKLNDIAILVRASFQMREFEDRFVTLGLPYRVIGGPRFYERAEVRDALAYLRVINSPADDLAFERIVNVPKRGLGDASVQMLHDHGRKRRIPLFEAARAVVETDELKPKARGSLRDLIVNFDRWRAQREVTSHTELAEIVLDESGYTEMWQKDRSADAAGRLENLKELVRSMEEFENLQGFLEHISLVMDRDGGAEDDAVSLMTLHSAKGLEFDNVFLPGWEEGLFPSQRTLDEQGRAGLEEERRLAHVGLTRARRRAKLYFATNRRIHGTWSTTIPSRFLDELPAHNVEITESKGGSGWGGSSGYGPSRFDNVESFGSSYTTPGWQRAQANRARGQRGGNGQAGGGFNESQSPFSGSRSDASGSRSDAPGSRSDASGSRGEAGGFSRSKRGPMTIEGELIAKSTGTISEFSLDDRVFHQKFGYGQVVKIDGNKLTIAFEKAGEKKVVDSFVERA; encoded by the coding sequence ATGACCGAGCCGAACAGATTGACCCTTTCAGGCGTTCCCGACCACCAGCCCGCGGCTGGCGGCATCGCCGCGCGTGCGCGGGCATCCGCGACCCCGCAATATCTGAGCGGCCTCAATCCCGAGCAGCGCGAGGCGGTGGAAACGCTGGACGGGCCGGTTCTGGTGCTGGCGGGGGCCGGCACCGGCAAGACCCGGGTACTGACCTGCCGCATCGCCCACATCCTCAGCACGGGCCGCGCGCGACCCGGCGAAATTCTCTCAGTCACCTTCACCAACAAGGCGGCGCGCGAGATGAAGCTGCGGCTCGGCCAGATGCTGGGCCAGGCGGTCGAGGGCATGCCGTGGCTCGGCACCTTTCACTCGATCGGCGGGCGTATCCTGCGCAGCCACGCCGAACTGGTGCAGTTGAAGTCGAATTTCACCGTGCTCGATGTCGACGACCAGATCCGGCTGTTGAAGCAGCTTCTGGCGGCCGACAACATCGACGACAAGCGCTGGCCGGCGCGCATGCTGGCCGGCCTGATCGACGGCTGGAAGAATCGCGGGCTGACGCCGTCGCAGGTGCCCCCGGGCGAAGCCGCCGTGTTCGGCAACGGCCGGGGCGGCAAGCTCTACGCGGCCTATCAGGAACGGCTGAAGATCCTCAACGCCGCCGATTTCGGCGATCTGTTGCTGGAAAACATCCGGCTGTTCCGCGAACACCCCGACGTGCTCCGGCAATACCAGCACCGCTTCAAGTTCATCCTGGTCGACGAATATCAGGACACCAACGTCGCACAATATCTGTGGCTGCGGCTCTTGGCGCAGGCGCCGTCGAAGCCGGGCGTGCCCCTATCCTCCGTCATTCCCGGCCTCGCAGCCTCTCCCGTCATTCCGGGGCACGCCGAAGGCGTGAACCCGGAATCTGGAGATAAAGAGGACTCTCCTCGGGATTCCGGGTCTGCGCTTGCAGCGCATCCCGGAATGACGGCGCAAAGTCCACCCAAAAACATCTGCTGCGTCGGCGACGACGACCAGTCGATCTATGGCTGGCGCGGCGCCGAGGTCGACAACATCCTGCGCTTCGAACACGATTTTCCCGGCGCCAAGGTGATCCGGCTGGAGCGCAACTACCGCTCCACCGGCCACATCCTGGCCGCCGCCTCGCATCTGATTGCGCATAATGAGGGACGGCTCGGCAAGACATTGCGCACCGAGGACGTCGACGGCGAAAAGGTCACCGTGACCGGCTCCTGGGACTCCGAAGAGGAAGCCCGTGCCATCGGCGAGGAGATCGAGGAACTGCAGCGCGGCGGCCACAAGCTCAACGATATCGCGATCCTGGTGCGGGCCTCGTTCCAGATGCGCGAATTCGAAGATCGTTTTGTCACGCTCGGCCTGCCCTATCGCGTGATCGGCGGCCCCCGATTCTACGAGCGCGCCGAAGTCCGCGATGCGCTGGCGTATTTGCGCGTCATCAACTCGCCGGCCGACGACCTCGCCTTCGAGCGCATCGTCAACGTGCCGAAACGCGGCCTCGGCGACGCCTCCGTGCAGATGCTGCACGACCACGGCCGCAAGCGCCGCATTCCGCTGTTCGAGGCTGCCCGCGCGGTGGTCGAGACCGACGAGCTGAAGCCGAAAGCGCGCGGCTCCCTGCGCGATCTCATCGTCAATTTCGATCGCTGGCGCGCGCAACGCGAGGTAACCTCGCACACCGAACTGGCCGAGATCGTGCTCGACGAGAGCGGCTACACCGAAATGTGGCAGAAGGATCGTTCCGCCGACGCCGCCGGACGCCTGGAAAACCTCAAGGAGCTGGTGCGCTCGATGGAAGAATTCGAGAACCTGCAAGGGTTCCTCGAACACATCTCGCTGGTGATGGACCGCGACGGCGGCGCCGAGGACGATGCGGTGTCGCTGATGACGCTGCACTCGGCCAAGGGACTGGAATTCGACAACGTGTTCCTGCCCGGCTGGGAGGAAGGCCTGTTTCCGAGCCAGCGCACGCTCGACGAACAGGGCCGCGCCGGTCTGGAAGAAGAGCGCCGTCTGGCCCATGTCGGGCTGACCCGCGCCCGCCGCCGCGCCAAGCTCTACTTCGCGACTAACCGGCGAATTCACGGCACCTGGTCGACCACGATCCCGTCGCGCTTTCTCGACGAACTTCCGGCGCATAATGTCGAGATTACGGAGTCTAAGGGCGGCTCGGGCTGGGGCGGCAGCAGCGGTTACGGCCCCTCGCGCTTCGACAATGTCGAATCGTTCGGCTCGAGCTATACGACCCCGGGCTGGCAGCGCGCGCAGGCCAACCGCGCGCGCGGCCAGCGTGGCGGCAACGGCCAGGCCGGCGGCGGTTTCAATGAAAGCCAGTCGCCATTTTCGGGCTCGCGCAGCGATGCCTCAGGCTCGCGCAGCGATGCCCCAGGCTCGCGCAGCGATGCCTCAGGCTCGCGCGGCGAGGCCGGCGGCTTCTCCCGCAGCAAGCGCGGCCCGATGACCATCGAAGGCGAACTGATCGCCAAATCCACCGGCACCATTTCGGAATTCTCCCTCGACGACCGCGTTTTTCACCAGAAGTTCGGCTATGGCCAGGTGGTGAAGATCGACGGCAACAAGCTCACCATCGCGTTCGAAAAGGCCGGCGAGAAAAAGGTGGTCGATAGTTTCGTCGAGCGGGCGTGA
- a CDS encoding DUF2336 domain-containing protein has protein sequence MSEASSFLRDLDDAVLRGNEESRLRALWHTTDLMIAGRYSDDEIWTFGEVIGRLADEIEVAARAQLARRLARFDKAPVNIIHKLAFDDSIDVAGPVLLESERLETPALVANVCTKSQPHLLAISKRKSIEETVTDVLVTRGDREVLNSVAKNDGARFSDFGFLHMIQRAEGDSILAEQLGLREDIPRQLFQQLIAKASDDVKKRLERERPAMVGQIQTSVTDVAGALQSKLGPVSRSYFVAKRLVTAQHQQGNLNENSISGYARSHKFDEITIGLSLLCALPGDVIERALVDRNREMLLVLCKALDFSWATTMSLLFLGAKDHRITAKDLNDLESEFGRLNVETSRSVLEFYKSRKNAGAADPGSRQPSLLGVH, from the coding sequence ATGAGTGAGGCAAGTTCGTTTTTAAGGGACCTCGATGACGCGGTGTTGCGGGGAAACGAAGAAAGCCGCCTGCGGGCATTGTGGCATACCACCGATTTGATGATCGCCGGCCGGTACAGCGATGACGAGATATGGACCTTTGGCGAGGTGATCGGGCGGCTTGCCGATGAAATCGAGGTTGCCGCCCGCGCGCAGCTTGCCAGGCGGCTGGCCCGCTTCGACAAGGCCCCGGTCAACATCATCCATAAACTGGCCTTTGACGATTCGATCGATGTCGCCGGCCCGGTATTGCTGGAGTCGGAGCGGCTCGAGACTCCCGCCCTGGTCGCCAACGTCTGCACCAAAAGCCAGCCGCATTTGCTCGCGATCTCGAAACGAAAGTCGATCGAGGAAACGGTTACCGACGTGCTCGTGACGCGCGGCGATCGGGAGGTCTTGAACTCGGTCGCCAAAAATGATGGCGCGCGTTTCTCGGACTTCGGCTTTTTACACATGATCCAACGGGCCGAAGGCGATTCCATTCTCGCCGAGCAACTCGGCCTCCGTGAGGACATCCCCAGGCAGCTTTTCCAGCAACTGATCGCAAAGGCGTCGGACGACGTGAAGAAGCGGCTGGAGCGCGAGCGCCCGGCCATGGTCGGCCAAATCCAGACCTCGGTGACGGACGTCGCGGGAGCGCTGCAGTCGAAGTTGGGCCCGGTATCGAGAAGCTATTTTGTCGCAAAGCGTCTTGTGACGGCGCAGCATCAGCAGGGCAACCTGAACGAAAACAGTATATCCGGCTACGCGCGATCCCATAAGTTCGACGAGATCACGATCGGCCTGTCCTTATTGTGCGCGTTGCCGGGCGACGTGATCGAACGTGCGTTGGTAGACAGGAACAGGGAAATGCTGCTGGTTCTGTGCAAAGCCCTCGACTTTTCGTGGGCGACGACCATGTCGTTGCTGTTTCTTGGCGCCAAGGATCACCGCATCACCGCCAAGGATCTGAATGATCTGGAAAGCGAGTTTGGCCGCCTCAACGTCGAGACCTCCCGGAGCGTTCTGGAATTCTACAAGTCTCGCAAGAATGCCGGGGCCGCCGATCCCGGTTCGCGGCAGCCGTCCCTGCTTGGGGTGCATTGA
- a CDS encoding ABC transporter ATP-binding protein — protein MPPIISVSNLSKSYASGFKALNNVSLDINRGEIFALLGPNGAGKTTLISIICGIANLSEGRVTVGGHDINGEYRAARTMIGLVPQELHTDAFESVWATVSFSRGLFGKPKNPAHIEKVLKDLSLWDKKDAKIVTLSGGMKRRVMIAKALSHEPQILFLDEPTAGVDVELRKGMWEVVRTLQASGVTIILTTHYIEEAEEMADRIGVINKGEIILVEDKAGLMQKLGKKRLKLHLQGRIDAIPPALADYNLELSDGGCEVIYTYDTKGDRTGITSLLSDLRGAGIRFYDLDTTQSSLEDIFVSLVRAP, from the coding sequence ATGCCTCCCATCATATCCGTTTCGAACCTGTCGAAGAGCTACGCATCCGGCTTCAAGGCGCTCAATAACGTCAGCCTTGACATCAACCGCGGCGAGATCTTCGCGCTGCTGGGGCCGAACGGCGCCGGCAAGACCACGCTGATCAGCATTATCTGCGGCATCGCCAATCTGAGCGAAGGCCGCGTCACCGTCGGCGGGCACGATATCAACGGGGAATATCGCGCGGCGCGCACGATGATCGGGCTGGTGCCGCAGGAGCTGCACACCGACGCCTTCGAATCGGTGTGGGCCACGGTCAGCTTCAGCCGCGGCCTGTTCGGCAAACCGAAAAATCCGGCACATATCGAAAAGGTGCTGAAGGACCTGTCGCTGTGGGACAAGAAGGACGCCAAGATCGTCACGCTGTCCGGCGGCATGAAGCGCCGGGTGATGATCGCGAAAGCGCTGTCGCACGAGCCGCAGATCCTGTTTCTGGACGAGCCGACCGCGGGCGTCGACGTCGAATTGCGCAAGGGCATGTGGGAAGTGGTGCGGACGCTGCAGGCCTCCGGGGTCACCATTATCCTCACCACGCATTACATCGAGGAGGCCGAGGAGATGGCGGACCGCATCGGCGTCATCAACAAGGGCGAGATCATCCTGGTCGAGGACAAGGCCGGCCTGATGCAGAAGCTCGGCAAGAAGCGGCTCAAGCTGCACCTGCAGGGACGGATCGATGCGATTCCCCCGGCGCTCGCGGACTACAATCTCGAACTGTCCGATGGGGGCTGCGAGGTGATCTACACCTACGACACCAAGGGCGACCGCACCGGCATCACCAGCCTGCTGAGCGACCTCCGCGGCGCCGGCATCCGCTTCTACGATCTCGACACCACCCAAAGTTCGCTGGAAGACATCTTCGTCAGTCTGGTGAGGGCGCCATGA
- a CDS encoding ABC transporter permease: MNFRAVRAIYLFEMARTWRTLLQSIVSPVVSTSLYFVVFGAAIGSRITSVQGVSYGTFIVPGLVMLSVLTQSIANASFGIYFPKFVGTIYELLSAPISYFEIVLGYVGAAATKSIILGLIILATAGLFVPLHIHHPFWMLTFLVLTAVTFSLFGFIIGIWADGFEKLQMIPMLVVTPLTFLGGSFYSVSMLPSGWRTITLLNPVVYLISGFRWSFYEIADVSVGVSIGITLMFLVICMVVVWWIFKTGYRLKN, translated from the coding sequence ATGAATTTCCGGGCAGTCCGCGCGATCTATCTGTTCGAAATGGCGCGCACCTGGCGCACGCTGCTGCAAAGCATCGTGTCGCCGGTGGTTTCGACGTCGCTGTATTTCGTGGTGTTCGGGGCGGCGATCGGCTCGCGTATCACCTCGGTCCAAGGCGTCAGCTACGGCACCTTCATCGTGCCGGGGCTGGTGATGCTGTCGGTGCTGACGCAGAGCATCGCCAATGCCTCGTTCGGGATCTATTTTCCGAAATTCGTCGGCACCATCTACGAATTGCTGTCGGCGCCGATCTCCTATTTCGAGATCGTGCTCGGCTATGTCGGCGCCGCCGCGACCAAATCGATCATCCTCGGCCTGATTATCCTCGCCACCGCCGGCCTGTTCGTGCCGCTGCACATCCACCACCCCTTCTGGATGCTGACCTTCCTGGTGCTGACGGCGGTGACCTTCAGCCTGTTCGGCTTCATCATCGGGATCTGGGCCGACGGATTCGAGAAGCTGCAGATGATCCCGATGCTGGTAGTGACGCCGTTGACCTTCCTCGGCGGCAGCTTCTACTCGGTGAGCATGCTCCCGTCGGGCTGGCGCACCATCACGTTGCTCAATCCGGTGGTCTACCTGATCAGCGGCTTCCGGTGGAGTTTTTATGAAATCGCCGACGTCAGCGTCGGCGTCAGCATCGGCATTACGCTGATGTTTCTCGTTATCTGCATGGTCGTGGTGTGGTGGATCTTCAAGACCGGCTACCGGCTGAAGAATTGA
- a CDS encoding L,D-transpeptidase has product MRSFIVAVASLMLFATGAAQAKISITVDKNAQMMTVAVDGVQRYQWPVSTGNPSHETPNGTFQTFRMEEDHYSKEFDDAPMPHSIFFTKVGHAIHGTESESHLGVPVSHGCVRLSRANATTLYALVQQEGVLNTTVTLTGSSQIALARNPRSRPNIAVARRDPTQPYDQQYSAAGDPVVITPQQAAPGQYAPQQRADDGYIYPADGSSDVARYPAPRSSRRLYDTQVYQQQQYYDSRGYAPQYAPQVYAPRPYQPRGLFD; this is encoded by the coding sequence ATGCGTTCCTTTATCGTTGCTGTCGCTAGCCTGATGCTGTTCGCCACCGGCGCCGCGCAAGCCAAAATCTCCATCACCGTCGACAAGAATGCGCAGATGATGACCGTCGCAGTCGACGGCGTCCAGCGCTACCAGTGGCCGGTCTCGACCGGCAATCCCTCACACGAGACGCCGAACGGTACCTTCCAGACCTTCCGGATGGAGGAAGATCACTACTCCAAGGAATTCGACGACGCGCCGATGCCGCACTCGATCTTCTTCACCAAGGTCGGCCACGCGATCCACGGCACCGAATCCGAAAGCCATCTCGGTGTGCCGGTGTCTCACGGCTGCGTGCGGCTGTCGCGCGCCAACGCCACGACGTTATACGCGCTTGTGCAGCAGGAGGGCGTGCTCAACACCACCGTGACGCTTACCGGTTCATCCCAGATTGCGCTGGCGCGCAATCCGCGCAGCCGCCCCAATATCGCCGTCGCCCGCCGCGATCCGACGCAGCCCTACGATCAGCAGTACAGCGCCGCCGGCGATCCCGTGGTGATCACTCCGCAGCAGGCAGCGCCGGGCCAGTACGCGCCGCAGCAGCGGGCAGACGACGGTTACATCTATCCGGCCGACGGCAGCTCGGACGTGGCGCGCTATCCCGCGCCGCGCAGCAGCCGCCGTCTCTACGACACGCAGGTCTATCAGCAGCAGCAATATTACGACAGCCGCGGCTACGCGCCGCAATATGCGCCGCAGGTCTACGCGCCGCGGCCGTATCAGCCGCGCGGACTGTTCGACTGA
- a CDS encoding GMC family oxidoreductase: MHDKVDVLIIGSGASGAAVAWSLADTRMRILCLEQGDWVKPSDYPSNGRDWEARLFSDFAINPNRRARPTDYPINDANSPIKVVNFNGVGGSTIMYTAHFPRLHPSDFRVRTLDGVADDWPINYATLEPFFAENDRMMGVSGLAGDPAYPPKQPPMPPLPLGKSGTRFGKAMNQLGWHWWPSDTTIATTDYEGRGRCINLGHCTPGCAQGAKGSTDITYWPHAIRAGVELRTLCRVREITVDADGMATGVIYYDGEGPEHFQAAEVVILACNGVGTPRLMLNSVSARFPNGIANSSGLVGKNLMFHPYALTYGYVDEPLDGNHGPPLCLWSQEFYETDSRRDFVRGYTFQFGRGVGAIMEAIVSSAAGRLPWGEDHHRVYRKLLNHRIGLSAICEDLPEEHNRVTLDPDLKDSSGIPAPKLDYTISANSLKMMNHGIARATEILTTAGASNIAVESPILNGGWHLLGTARMGTDPERSVVNKWGRCHDVKNLFIVDGSIWVTSGGVNPTSTIQALALYIADSIKQRLANLFD; the protein is encoded by the coding sequence ATGCATGATAAAGTCGATGTGCTGATCATCGGTTCCGGAGCGTCAGGCGCCGCGGTGGCGTGGAGTCTGGCCGATACCAGGATGCGGATTCTCTGCCTCGAGCAGGGCGACTGGGTGAAGCCTTCAGACTATCCGAGCAACGGACGGGATTGGGAGGCGCGGCTATTCAGCGATTTCGCCATCAATCCCAACCGCCGGGCGCGGCCGACCGATTATCCGATCAACGACGCCAATTCGCCGATCAAGGTGGTGAACTTCAACGGCGTCGGCGGCAGCACCATCATGTACACCGCGCATTTTCCGCGCCTGCACCCCTCCGACTTCAGGGTACGCACGCTCGACGGCGTCGCCGACGACTGGCCGATCAACTACGCCACGCTGGAGCCGTTCTTCGCCGAGAATGATCGCATGATGGGCGTCTCGGGTCTCGCCGGCGATCCCGCCTATCCGCCGAAACAGCCGCCGATGCCGCCGCTGCCGCTCGGCAAGTCGGGCACGCGCTTCGGCAAGGCGATGAACCAGCTCGGCTGGCACTGGTGGCCGTCCGACACCACGATTGCGACGACCGACTATGAAGGGCGCGGGCGCTGTATCAACCTCGGTCATTGCACGCCGGGCTGCGCGCAGGGCGCCAAGGGCAGTACCGACATCACCTACTGGCCGCATGCGATCCGCGCCGGCGTCGAACTGCGCACGCTGTGCCGGGTTCGCGAAATAACCGTCGATGCAGACGGCATGGCGACAGGCGTAATCTATTATGACGGCGAGGGGCCGGAGCACTTCCAGGCGGCCGAAGTCGTCATCCTCGCCTGCAACGGCGTCGGCACGCCGCGCCTGATGCTGAATTCGGTATCGGCAAGATTCCCCAACGGCATTGCCAATTCCTCAGGGCTGGTCGGCAAGAACCTGATGTTTCACCCGTACGCCCTGACCTACGGCTATGTCGATGAGCCGCTCGATGGCAATCACGGCCCGCCTTTATGTCTGTGGAGCCAGGAATTCTACGAAACCGATTCCCGGCGCGATTTCGTGCGCGGCTATACCTTTCAGTTCGGCCGCGGCGTCGGTGCGATCATGGAAGCCATTGTCAGTTCCGCGGCCGGGCGGCTGCCATGGGGCGAAGACCATCACCGGGTCTACCGGAAACTGCTCAACCATCGCATCGGTCTTTCGGCGATCTGCGAGGACCTTCCCGAGGAGCACAATCGTGTCACGCTCGATCCTGACCTGAAGGACAGTAGCGGCATCCCCGCGCCGAAGCTCGACTATACCATCAGCGCCAACAGTCTGAAGATGATGAACCATGGCATCGCGCGCGCGACGGAGATTCTGACGACAGCCGGCGCCAGCAATATTGCCGTGGAGAGTCCGATCCTGAACGGCGGCTGGCATTTGCTCGGCACCGCGCGCATGGGCACTGACCCCGAACGCTCGGTGGTGAATAAATGGGGCCGCTGCCATGACGTGAAGAACCTCTTCATCGTCGACGGTAGCATCTGGGTGACCTCCGGCGGCGTCAACCCGACCTCGACCATCCAGGCGCTGGCGCTCTACATTGCCGACAGCATCAAGCAGCGCCTCGCCAACCTGTTCGATTAA